From the Clostridium sp. Marseille-P299 genome, one window contains:
- a CDS encoding type II toxin-antitoxin system RelE/ParE family toxin has product MIIKYDNNNISKLCNDCKTATRKLGKDVAIKLGMTLEFINAAETLRDVKNTPMFRLHDLKGDRKGQFAIDLGKKIGYRLILIPLKNDEERWDSSDINEIYNSTDIVLLLEVTNHYE; this is encoded by the coding sequence ATGATTATAAAGTACGATAACAATAATATAAGTAAGTTATGTAACGATTGTAAAACAGCGACACGCAAACTAGGAAAAGACGTTGCTATAAAACTTGGAATGACATTGGAATTTATTAATGCAGCAGAGACACTTAGAGATGTGAAAAATACTCCCATGTTTAGATTACATGACTTAAAAGGCGATAGAAAAGGTCAATTCGCGATAGATTTAGGCAAGAAAATAGGCTATCGATTAATATTGATTCCTTTGAAAAATGATGAGGAACGATGGGATAGTAGTGATATTAATGAAATATATAATTCTACTGATATCGTATTGTTACTGGAGGTGACAAATCATTATGAGTAA
- a CDS encoding tail fiber domain-containing protein yields MLEIADELKLIYKNDAIPLSDSTADKQMFFYFPALDLTITNNQIKGESFQLTESICSEEDLTFGGCESAQMKVIVADIEQELKGQLVIVTQVVNGIYTMPFGSYVVESANRQSDRRFKDVVAYDRIKDKLGESVDVSDWYKKYFSSTNSVTLKKFRIDFFSYVGLEIEEQELPNDSMIITKTIEPSVLKARDLARAIGEINGRFGHMTREDNFKYIGLDGFGLYPSDTLFPSEDLYPSDTGTVMGVGGYKSIVYEDYKVKPIDKLVIRSEEGDVGQSVGTGTNAYILQGNFLVYGKTSDELSVIANNIFKEIKGVEYRPHTTVMMGLPYLEVGDTISTVTTDDVIETFVFHRVLTGVQALTDTITATGSETRSQEINQNTQIIELENKALRISKSVDALSVELTDTAEGLQSQITQTASSLETQITDTKKDLESKITQTADSLQSQITDNKKELESTITQTSSSLQSQITDNKENLQSQITQTSSSLQTQITDNKNNAESSMTQLSNQIKLKVSVGDISSEISLEDGDIRLIGNRLIVVSSQFTLDELGKAWFGGQIGWGTGNYIKNDDYKNTIIKAVEALFLRAPVVGFGDLNRVQINGDTGSVSAQSMSVNNSSVLTTVTGALASHNHNINNLTGTLYTSNLGMSGGSISGQIAIGSGNAVGWDYAERTYSKSSDLRLKYDFQVLGDIESFYMDLKPYNFRFKDGFDGYVINSGLLAQQVLANAEKHNIETGMVYESGNVLNQGEYCPGGKHYNLRYDDLHAFHIKMIQNLKEENLQQAEELQTVKNELSELKVSLKESIQQVEKLKNSQNELNELKVLLKERGVI; encoded by the coding sequence ATGTTAGAAATAGCTGATGAATTAAAGTTAATATATAAAAATGATGCTATTCCGTTATCAGATTCAACAGCTGATAAGCAGATGTTCTTCTATTTTCCAGCACTTGATTTAACTATAACGAATAACCAAATTAAAGGTGAGAGTTTTCAATTAACAGAAAGTATTTGCTCTGAAGAAGATTTAACCTTTGGTGGCTGTGAATCAGCACAGATGAAAGTTATTGTTGCAGATATAGAACAAGAACTAAAAGGGCAACTTGTTATAGTCACTCAAGTTGTGAATGGAATTTATACAATGCCATTTGGTAGTTATGTTGTAGAATCTGCAAACAGGCAGAGTGACAGAAGATTTAAGGATGTAGTAGCTTACGATAGAATCAAGGATAAGTTAGGCGAGAGTGTAGACGTATCAGATTGGTACAAAAAATATTTTAGTTCTACAAATAGTGTGACATTAAAGAAGTTTAGAATAGATTTTTTTAGTTATGTTGGATTAGAAATTGAAGAGCAGGAACTCCCAAACGATAGTATGATAATCACAAAAACAATAGAACCAAGTGTTTTGAAAGCTCGTGATTTAGCTAGAGCAATCGGTGAAATAAACGGTCGTTTTGGTCACATGACAAGAGAAGATAATTTCAAATATATAGGTCTTGACGGTTTTGGATTATATCCTTCAGATACCTTATTCCCTAGTGAAGATTTATATCCTTCAGATACGGGAACCGTAATGGGCGTAGGTGGATACAAAAGTATTGTATATGAAGATTACAAAGTTAAACCAATAGATAAGTTGGTTATACGATCTGAAGAGGGAGATGTAGGACAATCAGTCGGGACAGGTACCAACGCATACATTCTACAAGGAAACTTTTTAGTTTACGGTAAGACATCTGATGAACTAAGTGTTATCGCAAACAACATATTTAAAGAAATAAAAGGCGTAGAGTATAGACCTCATACAACAGTTATGATGGGACTACCTTATCTTGAAGTGGGCGATACTATTTCAACTGTAACTACAGATGATGTAATTGAAACATTTGTATTTCATCGTGTTTTAACAGGTGTTCAAGCGCTAACAGATACAATTACAGCTACAGGAAGTGAGACACGGAGTCAAGAAATAAATCAAAATACACAAATTATTGAACTAGAAAACAAGGCTCTAAGAATCTCTAAATCAGTTGATGCATTAAGCGTTGAGTTGACTGATACTGCCGAAGGGCTACAATCGCAGATCACTCAAACAGCGAGTAGCTTAGAGACACAAATAACTGATACAAAAAAAGACTTAGAATCTAAAATTACTCAAACAGCAGATAGCTTACAGTCACAAATTACTGATAATAAGAAAGAACTTGAATCAACTATCACACAAACTTCAAGTAGTCTACAATCACAAATTACAGACAATAAAGAGAATCTGCAATCACAAATAACACAGACTTCAAGTAGCTTACAAACACAAATTACTGATAATAAAAATAACGCAGAAAGTAGCATGACTCAGCTATCTAATCAAATTAAGTTAAAGGTTAGTGTTGGAGACATTTCGAGTGAAATAAGCCTTGAAGATGGTGATATAAGGCTTATTGGTAACCGTCTTATAGTAGTTTCATCACAATTTACATTGGATGAGTTAGGAAAAGCATGGTTTGGTGGTCAAATTGGATGGGGAACAGGTAATTACATCAAGAATGATGATTATAAAAATACAATTATTAAAGCCGTAGAGGCACTTTTTTTACGTGCCCCAGTTGTTGGATTTGGTGATTTAAATAGGGTACAAATAAATGGAGATACAGGGTCAGTATCTGCGCAATCGATGTCGGTTAATAATTCAAGTGTTCTCACAACAGTGACAGGAGCATTGGCTAGCCACAATCACAATATAAATAATTTAACAGGCACGTTGTATACAAGCAATTTAGGAATGTCTGGTGGTAGTATATCTGGACAGATAGCCATTGGTAGCGGAAATGCCGTGGGTTGGGATTACGCAGAAAGAACCTATTCCAAATCATCTGATTTGCGTTTGAAGTACGACTTTCAAGTGCTAGGTGATATAGAGTCATTCTATATGGATTTAAAGCCCTATAACTTTAGGTTTAAGGATGGATTTGACGGTTATGTAATTAATTCTGGATTGTTAGCACAGCAAGTACTTGCGAATGCAGAGAAACATAATATTGAAACTGGTATGGTTTATGAATCAGGAAATGTATTGAATCAAGGCGAGTATTGCCCTGGTGGGAAGCATTACAATTTAAGATATGATGATTTACATGCATTTCACATTAAGATGATACAGAACTTAAAAGAAGAAAATTTGCAACAAGCAGAAGAATTACAAACAGTTAAAAATGAATTGTCTGAACTCAAAGTATCACTTAAAGAAAGTATTCAGCAAGTAGAAAAATTAAAAAACTCTCAAAACGAGCTAAATGAACTCAAAGTATTACTTAAAGAAAGGGGCGTGATTTAG
- a CDS encoding N-acetylmuramoyl-L-alanine amidase: MRIAIDAGHGYNTGGKRSPEFVKTVTHKYAGHTVTVLRGECLREHVANAGVAYYLARELERCGVDVFKSAWSGIDGTKDLTDPAINIRQLAIKRAKCDLAISLHFNANDDNKFDNGKGCETFYHSITSKVGDGKAFATAIQAQVANTFKDQTNRGVKNSSKFGMCNSVGMGVKAACLVELAFMTNQFECENYFANPHAWYKYAVSIAKGVCSYSGNKYVPYVPTVPITSNSSVEDIAWLQHGINCYGADLVPDGVYGPKTAQAVKDYYQQYFNAKSDGYKVWAKAINKLSK; the protein is encoded by the coding sequence ATGAGAATAGCGATTGATGCAGGGCACGGTTACAATACAGGGGGTAAACGTAGCCCTGAATTTGTAAAGACAGTAACACACAAATATGCAGGACATACCGTGACAGTGCTAAGGGGAGAGTGCCTTAGAGAGCATGTTGCTAATGCAGGAGTAGCTTATTACTTAGCAAGAGAGTTGGAACGATGTGGAGTAGATGTATTTAAGAGTGCATGGAGTGGGATAGATGGTACCAAGGACCTTACTGATCCAGCAATTAATATACGGCAACTTGCAATTAAGAGAGCTAAGTGTGATTTAGCTATCTCCTTACACTTTAATGCGAATGATGATAATAAGTTTGATAACGGAAAAGGCTGCGAAACATTTTATCATAGTATTACTAGTAAGGTTGGAGATGGTAAAGCGTTTGCTACAGCAATACAGGCTCAAGTTGCAAATACATTTAAAGATCAAACTAATCGAGGAGTAAAAAATAGCAGTAAATTTGGTATGTGTAATAGTGTGGGTATGGGAGTTAAAGCGGCTTGTTTAGTGGAACTTGCTTTTATGACAAATCAGTTTGAATGCGAAAACTATTTTGCTAATCCTCACGCATGGTATAAATATGCTGTATCTATTGCAAAGGGCGTTTGCTCCTATTCAGGTAATAAATATGTACCTTATGTGCCAACGGTTCCAATTACATCAAATTCGAGTGTAGAGGATATTGCATGGCTACAGCATGGGATAAATTGTTACGGTGCTGATCTAGTTCCTGATGGTGTATATGGTCCTAAAACAGCTCAGGCTGTAAAAGATTATTATCAACAGTATTTTAATGCCAAATCTGACGGATATAAGGTATGGGCTAAGGCAATCAATAAACTGAGTAAGTAA
- a CDS encoding phage holin family protein: MEKTISVLQYVLSAIGAFLGWFLGGVDGFMTAIIWFVVIDYLTGVMVAIVEKKLSSKVGFRGIFKKVIIFCLIGISNILDVYVIQSGSAIRLAVIMFYIYNEGISILENVSVLGLPVPQKLKDVLEQVGNHDKRESEQ; this comes from the coding sequence ATGGAAAAAACAATATCAGTTTTACAGTATGTATTATCAGCAATTGGAGCCTTTTTGGGGTGGTTTCTAGGTGGGGTAGATGGCTTTATGACAGCAATAATTTGGTTTGTAGTAATTGATTACCTAACAGGTGTGATGGTTGCAATTGTTGAAAAGAAGTTATCTAGCAAAGTAGGATTTAGGGGGATATTTAAGAAGGTAATTATTTTCTGCTTGATTGGTATTAGTAACATCCTTGATGTTTATGTAATTCAGTCAGGGAGCGCTATAAGATTAGCAGTTATTATGTTTTATATCTATAACGAGGGTATAAGCATACTTGAAAACGTATCTGTTTTAGGATTGCCAGTACCTCAGAAACTCAAAGATGTATTAGAACAAGTTGGTAATCACGATAAAAGGGAGAGTGAACAGTAA
- a CDS encoding XkdX family protein, which yields MENKSVMYGTLERLYSEGRLTEVGLNNAVGKGWITEEEKNTILGAVETVE from the coding sequence ATGGAAAATAAGAGTGTTATGTATGGAACATTAGAAAGACTTTACAGCGAAGGGAGATTGACCGAGGTTGGATTAAATAATGCTGTGGGTAAGGGCTGGATTACCGAAGAAGAAAAGAACACTATTTTAGGAGCAGTAGAAACAGTAGAATAA
- a CDS encoding HigA family addiction module antitoxin, giving the protein MSKTEYKTSKAFHPGLYVRNIIDEMEISQTEFAKRIGITDKTLSKLINEQTPLTPSIAQKLATILGTSTSVWINLQANYDTYLADNMIIKDMKEDEEILSFIDYSYFVKNKFVEATKDKIEKITNLRKFFEVSSLGLLAQKEFLVNYRSTSKVEEKNIINANIWMQTALNVAKQIDTDVFNKEKLKTCLPEIRKMTVQSPDEFYPKLHDMLQSCGVALVLLPHLKNSGINGAVRWINKEKVLLAMNDRQKYADIFWFSFCHELRHVLQQKNKLTLINYSNKYIQSIDEELEKDADEFAQKFLIPQEEYSEFLRTRSINRTSILVFAKKINIHPGIVVGRLQHDNKIPIYTHNDLKSQYEIV; this is encoded by the coding sequence ATGAGTAAAACAGAATATAAAACATCTAAAGCCTTTCATCCTGGATTATATGTAAGGAACATTATTGATGAAATGGAAATCAGTCAAACCGAATTTGCAAAACGCATTGGGATAACTGATAAAACATTAAGTAAACTTATAAATGAACAAACACCTTTAACACCAAGTATAGCGCAAAAACTAGCAACTATATTAGGAACATCTACTTCAGTATGGATTAATTTACAGGCGAATTATGATACGTACTTAGCTGACAACATGATTATCAAGGATATGAAGGAAGATGAGGAAATCTTATCATTTATAGATTACTCATATTTTGTTAAGAATAAATTTGTTGAGGCAACAAAGGACAAAATCGAAAAGATTACTAATTTAAGAAAGTTTTTTGAGGTGTCTTCATTAGGACTATTGGCACAAAAAGAGTTTTTAGTAAATTACAGATCAACATCAAAAGTTGAAGAAAAGAACATAATAAATGCTAATATCTGGATGCAAACTGCATTAAATGTAGCGAAACAAATTGATACCGACGTGTTTAATAAAGAAAAACTCAAGACTTGTTTACCCGAGATAAGAAAAATGACAGTTCAAAGTCCAGATGAATTCTATCCTAAATTGCATGATATGTTGCAAAGCTGTGGAGTGGCATTGGTGTTATTGCCACATTTGAAAAACTCAGGAATAAATGGTGCTGTTAGATGGATTAATAAAGAAAAAGTATTGCTAGCAATGAATGACAGACAAAAGTATGCCGATATCTTTTGGTTTTCTTTTTGCCATGAATTAAGGCATGTTTTACAACAAAAAAATAAGTTAACATTGATTAACTACAGTAATAAGTACATTCAAAGCATAGATGAAGAATTAGAAAAAGATGCTGATGAATTTGCTCAAAAGTTTTTAATTCCCCAGGAGGAATACAGTGAATTTTTGAGAACAAGAAGCATTAACAGAACTAGTATTCTCGTATTTGCTAAAAAAATCAATATTCACCCAGGCATAGTTGTGGGAAGATTACAGCATGATAATAAGATACCTATCTATACGCATAATGATTTGAAGTCTCAATATGAAATTGTATAG
- a CDS encoding DUF6711 family protein codes for MAFQGYLIKIGGKALPLSFIAIDSYKATPNQRQDIDTYRDSNGDLQRKILQNKPTKIEFNTPPMTLSELTVFKTYVPISNRDKIKVEYWDDESATYQVADFYMSDPEYHIYQVKGNVIVYRPIRIAFIGY; via the coding sequence ATGGCTTTCCAAGGCTATTTAATTAAAATTGGAGGGAAGGCTCTCCCTCTTAGTTTTATTGCAATAGACAGTTATAAGGCAACACCAAATCAAAGACAAGATATAGATACTTATAGAGATTCCAATGGAGATTTGCAACGTAAAATTCTTCAAAATAAGCCAACAAAAATAGAATTTAATACTCCACCAATGACTTTAAGCGAATTAACTGTCTTTAAAACGTATGTACCTATTAGTAATAGGGATAAAATCAAAGTTGAATATTGGGACGATGAATCAGCCACTTACCAAGTGGCTGATTTTTATATGTCCGATCCCGAATATCATATATATCAGGTCAAAGGAAATGTAATAGTATATCGACCGATAAGAATTGCATTTATAGGGTATTAA